In Corallococcus macrosporus, the following are encoded in one genomic region:
- a CDS encoding DUF7507 domain-containing protein encodes MLLFRGASVCLFLALTLAGVADAGVTARAVPSAARHLEQPDLPPALRGALEKSLYRIQDYRSSNPAQGFGVTFTDAGLHLAARGPSAGSWQWHMSLRGYGYGEQMQPVAAAERVVRDNRIGYLRGPLTEEYVNTRQGLEQRFTLATPPAGRMPGEALVLRLGVSGPLRAVLQADPEKLAFVDANGERVLSHGRLAAIDARGHRLPARMRLVRDEVRLEVDDRGAAYPVSLDLLIATEQAKLTASDAGAESYFGFSVSLSGDTAIVGAPFHDTAAGESAGSVYVFVRSGTTWSEQAKLIPSDAGAGNAFGFSVSLSGDTAVIGAPGHETATGVTGTAYVFVRSGTTWSQLVELTPSDSELNMQFGWSVVLSGDTALVSAVSISGDNSSSGAAYVFVRGGTTWSQQAKLTPSDPVAFEQFSWSVALSGDTALVGALSADANTGAGAAHVFVRSGTTWSEQAKLTISDPVSGRYFGESVAISGDTALVGARSNVSYAGAAYVFVRSGTTWSEQAKLTANDSGASDLFGFSVAISGDTALVGAPYVDESIVGAAYVFVRSGTTWLRQEKLTVTDAANGESGWSVALSGDTALVGARSEDLAAGPAAGSARVYVLLSDANADLQLSKQASPAPEVLTGQDVTYTLTLTNKGPATATNVVVTDTLPASTTFVSCSADQGGSCGGAGRNRGIHFASLAPSTTATITLVARVNCDVADGTSIINSATVSSDTPDGAPGNNTATVLTRASNPAPMVTSSVATSSLWPPNSKLLDVGLKGHVKDNCPGATLQVSVFGDEDDQTLTSPGVVHSPDARDIAPGTLRLRAERVVGGNGRVYLIVLKATDSGGKVGVSVQTVVVPGSQCPADLDSVKQQAAAARAYALAHNGNPPPGYFAIGEPSAPVIGPKQ; translated from the coding sequence ATGCTTCTCTTCAGGGGGGCATCGGTCTGCCTCTTCCTGGCGCTCACGCTGGCCGGCGTGGCGGATGCGGGAGTCACGGCGAGGGCCGTCCCCTCCGCCGCTCGCCACCTGGAGCAGCCCGACCTCCCGCCAGCACTGCGCGGGGCGCTCGAGAAGTCCCTGTATCGGATTCAGGATTATCGGTCGTCCAACCCTGCCCAGGGTTTTGGCGTCACCTTCACCGACGCGGGCTTGCACCTGGCGGCGCGCGGGCCCTCGGCCGGCTCCTGGCAATGGCACATGAGCCTGCGCGGCTACGGCTACGGCGAGCAGATGCAGCCAGTGGCGGCGGCCGAGCGGGTCGTCCGTGACAACCGCATCGGATACCTGCGCGGGCCTCTGACCGAGGAGTACGTCAACACGCGCCAGGGTCTCGAGCAACGCTTCACGCTGGCGACGCCGCCAGCGGGAAGGATGCCGGGAGAAGCGCTGGTGCTCCGCCTGGGGGTGAGTGGCCCCCTGCGTGCCGTGCTCCAGGCGGACCCCGAGAAGCTGGCCTTCGTGGACGCGAACGGCGAACGGGTGTTGAGCCACGGCAGGCTCGCAGCCATCGATGCCAGGGGCCACCGGCTGCCGGCCCGGATGCGCCTCGTCCGGGACGAAGTGCGACTGGAGGTGGATGACCGCGGCGCGGCCTACCCGGTGAGCCTCGACCTCCTCATCGCCACCGAGCAGGCGAAGCTCACCGCCAGCGACGCGGGGGCCGAGAGTTACTTCGGCTTCTCGGTGTCACTCAGCGGCGACACCGCCATCGTCGGCGCTCCCTTCCACGACACGGCGGCGGGAGAGAGCGCCGGCTCGGTCTATGTCTTCGTGCGCAGCGGCACGACGTGGAGCGAACAGGCGAAGCTCATCCCCAGCGACGCGGGGGCCGGGAATGCCTTTGGCTTCTCGGTGTCGCTCAGCGGTGACACCGCCGTCATCGGCGCGCCTGGCCACGAAACGGCGACGGGCGTCACCGGCACGGCCTACGTCTTCGTGCGCAGCGGCACGACGTGGAGCCAACTGGTGGAGCTCACCCCCAGCGACTCGGAGCTCAACATGCAGTTCGGCTGGTCGGTGGTGCTCAGCGGTGACACCGCCCTCGTGAGCGCTGTCAGCATTTCCGGCGACAACTCCAGTTCCGGCGCGGCCTACGTCTTCGTGCGCGGCGGCACGACGTGGAGCCAGCAGGCGAAGCTCACCCCCAGCGACCCCGTGGCCTTTGAGCAGTTCAGCTGGTCGGTGGCACTCAGCGGCGACACCGCCCTCGTCGGCGCGCTCAGCGCGGACGCCAATACCGGTGCCGGCGCGGCCCACGTCTTCGTGCGCAGCGGCACGACGTGGAGCGAACAGGCGAAGCTCACCATCAGCGACCCGGTGTCCGGGCGTTACTTCGGCGAGTCCGTGGCGATCAGCGGAGACACCGCCCTCGTCGGCGCCCGGAGCAACGTCTCGTATGCCGGCGCGGCCTACGTCTTCGTGCGCAGCGGCACGACATGGAGCGAGCAGGCGAAGCTCACCGCCAACGACTCGGGAGCGAGTGATCTCTTCGGCTTCTCGGTGGCGATCAGCGGCGACACCGCCCTCGTCGGGGCACCCTACGTCGACGAGTCGATTGTCGGCGCGGCCTACGTCTTCGTGCGCAGCGGCACGACGTGGCTCAGGCAGGAGAAGCTCACCGTCACCGACGCGGCCAATGGCGAATCCGGTTGGTCGGTGGCGCTCAGCGGCGACACCGCCCTCGTCGGCGCTCGGAGTGAAGACCTGGCGGCGGGCCCTGCGGCCGGCTCGGCCCGCGTCTATGTGCTGCTCTCCGATGCCAATGCCGACCTGCAACTCAGCAAACAGGCCAGCCCCGCGCCGGAGGTGCTCACCGGCCAGGACGTGACCTATACCCTGACACTCACCAACAAGGGGCCGGCCACCGCCACGAACGTCGTCGTCACGGACACGCTGCCCGCCTCGACCACTTTCGTCTCATGCTCCGCGGATCAGGGCGGGAGCTGTGGCGGAGCCGGCAGGAACCGCGGCATCCACTTCGCCTCCCTGGCACCCTCCACGACGGCGACCATCACCCTCGTCGCGAGGGTCAACTGCGACGTGGCGGACGGGACGAGCATCATCAACTCGGCCACCGTCAGCTCCGACACACCCGACGGCGCGCCCGGCAACAACACGGCGACGGTGCTGACGCGCGCCTCCAACCCGGCGCCCATGGTGACCTCCTCGGTCGCCACCTCCTCACTCTGGCCCCCGAACAGCAAGCTGCTCGATGTCGGACTCAAGGGCCACGTGAAGGACAACTGTCCTGGGGCCACGCTCCAGGTGTCTGTGTTCGGCGACGAGGATGACCAGACCCTCACCAGCCCCGGCGTCGTCCATTCGCCGGACGCCAGGGACATCGCTCCGGGCACGCTGCGCTTGCGAGCGGAGCGCGTGGTGGGTGGCAACGGGCGGGTCTATTTGATCGTCCTCAAAGCCACGGACTCAGGAGGCAAGGTGGGCGTCAGTGTCCAGACCGTGGTCGTGCCCGGCAGCCAGTGCCCGGCGGACCTGGACTCGGTCAAGCAGCAGGCGGCAGCGGCCAGGGCCTATGCGCTGGCCCACAACGGCAACCCGCCCCCCGGCTACTTCGCCATTGGAGAACCTAGCGCTCCAGTGATTGGCCCGAAACAGTGA
- a CDS encoding cysteine desulfurase-like protein, with product MPSPFAEHFPALRYGFSYLDNAAGAQVPTHCIDAIHQFLSGGSCNVGQPYAASRVATALKARAREETAEFLNCRPDEVMLGPSATAFTFQVGRALSRLFQAGDEVVISELEHESNAAPWRALEAQGVKVTTWRASWPEGRLEAAELRKLVTPRTRLVAVSAAANSVGATPDVAAAAEVAHGVGAWLFVDAVHSSPHHLPDVRAWGADFAVFSPYKVFGPHLGCLFVRRELLAGLPADKLWFMPDDGPQKFEPGTANHEGWAGWLGSLRYLRDVLGGGQPGREGLTRAFQRITQLEQPLLEAALEQLSRHPRVRLYGPKTSEGRVATFCFNVTGLTPRAVAEHLAEQGVGVAAGHYYATMAAQALGLMPDGAVRASLLHYNTAEDVGRLLAALDSLP from the coding sequence ATGCCCTCCCCCTTCGCCGAGCACTTCCCCGCCCTGCGGTACGGCTTCAGCTACCTGGACAACGCCGCGGGCGCGCAGGTGCCCACGCACTGCATCGACGCCATCCATCAATTCCTCTCAGGCGGCAGCTGCAACGTGGGCCAGCCCTACGCCGCCTCCCGCGTGGCCACCGCGCTCAAGGCCCGCGCGCGCGAGGAGACGGCGGAGTTCCTCAATTGCCGGCCCGACGAGGTGATGCTCGGACCCAGCGCCACCGCGTTCACCTTCCAGGTGGGCCGGGCGCTCTCACGCCTCTTCCAGGCGGGCGACGAGGTGGTCATCTCCGAGCTGGAGCACGAATCCAACGCGGCCCCGTGGCGCGCGCTGGAAGCGCAGGGCGTGAAGGTGACCACCTGGCGCGCGAGCTGGCCGGAGGGCCGGCTGGAGGCGGCGGAGCTGCGCAAGCTCGTCACTCCGCGCACGCGGCTGGTGGCGGTGTCGGCGGCGGCGAACTCCGTGGGCGCGACGCCGGACGTGGCCGCCGCGGCGGAGGTGGCGCACGGCGTGGGCGCGTGGCTGTTCGTGGACGCGGTGCACTCCAGCCCGCACCACCTGCCGGACGTGCGCGCGTGGGGCGCGGACTTCGCGGTGTTCTCTCCCTACAAGGTCTTCGGTCCGCACCTGGGCTGTCTGTTCGTGCGGCGCGAGCTGCTCGCGGGGCTGCCGGCGGACAAGCTGTGGTTCATGCCGGATGACGGCCCGCAGAAGTTCGAGCCGGGCACGGCGAACCATGAAGGCTGGGCGGGCTGGCTGGGCTCGCTGCGCTACCTGCGCGACGTGCTGGGCGGTGGCCAGCCGGGACGCGAGGGATTGACGCGGGCCTTCCAGCGCATCACGCAGCTGGAGCAGCCGCTGCTGGAGGCCGCGCTGGAGCAGCTGTCGCGGCACCCGCGCGTGCGGCTCTACGGACCGAAGACGTCCGAAGGGCGCGTGGCGACGTTCTGCTTCAACGTGACGGGCCTCACGCCGCGCGCAGTGGCCGAGCACCTGGCGGAACAGGGCGTGGGCGTCGCCGCGGGGCACTACTACGCGACGATGGCGGCGCAGGCGCTGGGGCTGATGCCCGACGGCGCGGTGCGCGCCTCGCTGCTGCACTACAACACGGCGGAGGACGTGGGACGGCTGCTCGCGGCGCTGGACTCGCTCCCCTGA
- a CDS encoding CAP domain-containing protein — MKPTSRSLCLSLLSAAALLGGCGGEEAPSWQGEGAVMPPMQTQVAGNGLSTSAAYCDDVTTWDPAWVAFENEVLTLINQRRAAGATCGGVAKPAVGALVNNNLLRCAARKHSKDMGTNNFFSHTGSNGSTPWQRMASAGYSYRTAAENIAAGYSTPLAVVNGWMASTGHCNNIMNGALKQTGIGYFNAPSSSYKAYWTQDFGTP, encoded by the coding sequence ATGAAGCCCACGTCCCGTTCCCTGTGTCTGAGTTTGCTGAGCGCCGCTGCCCTGCTGGGTGGCTGTGGCGGCGAGGAGGCGCCCTCGTGGCAGGGTGAAGGCGCCGTGATGCCGCCGATGCAGACGCAGGTCGCCGGCAACGGGTTGAGCACGAGCGCGGCGTACTGCGACGACGTGACGACGTGGGACCCGGCCTGGGTGGCATTCGAGAACGAGGTGCTCACGCTCATCAACCAGCGCCGCGCGGCGGGCGCCACCTGTGGCGGTGTGGCGAAGCCGGCGGTGGGGGCGCTCGTCAACAACAACCTGCTGCGCTGTGCGGCGCGCAAGCACTCCAAGGACATGGGCACGAACAACTTCTTCAGCCACACGGGCTCCAACGGCTCCACGCCGTGGCAGCGCATGGCGTCCGCGGGCTACAGCTACCGGACGGCGGCGGAGAACATCGCCGCGGGCTACAGCACGCCGCTGGCGGTGGTGAACGGCTGGATGGCCAGCACGGGCCACTGCAACAACATCATGAACGGCGCGCTGAAGCAGACGGGCATCGGCTACTTCAACGCACCGTCCAGCAGCTACAAGGCCTACTGGACGCAGGACTTCGGCACGCCGTAG
- a CDS encoding putative toxin-antitoxin system toxin component, PIN family, translated as MKTPSAAPAIRSVVLDTNVVLDVFVYDDAFTRPLKEALRSGALTAWADRHTLKELALVLAYPSFKLTSDAQRAVRDAYGALVQVADGEGTPVALPPCRDRDDQKFLALAARAGAAWLVSKDKRVLSMGGGRRLPFDVLTPRRASQVLEAEGFTRSV; from the coding sequence GTGAAGACGCCTTCCGCTGCGCCTGCCATTCGTTCCGTGGTGCTGGACACCAACGTGGTGCTGGACGTGTTCGTCTACGACGACGCGTTCACGCGGCCGTTGAAGGAGGCGCTGCGTTCAGGCGCGCTGACGGCGTGGGCGGACCGGCACACGCTGAAGGAGCTGGCGCTGGTGCTCGCCTATCCCTCGTTCAAGCTGACGTCGGACGCGCAGCGGGCGGTGCGTGATGCGTACGGCGCGCTCGTGCAGGTCGCGGACGGCGAGGGGACTCCGGTGGCACTGCCGCCATGCAGGGACCGGGATGATCAGAAGTTCCTCGCGCTGGCCGCTCGCGCGGGCGCCGCGTGGCTGGTGAGCAAGGACAAGCGCGTGCTGTCCATGGGCGGCGGGCGGCGGCTGCCGTTCGACGTGCTCACGCCACGCCGTGCGTCGCAGGTGCTGGAGGCGGAAGGCTTCACGCGGAGCGTTTGA
- a CDS encoding penicillin-insensitive murein endopeptidase has translation MRSSLLILLLCAGCAARVVTPVPAPAPAPAQAASATPPVETPAAAPPAQATAPGAAPQATPPVTASGAPAAMPSPAEVAAVVTDAAVRENPCPVEPEEEEDEATAATDDEGVSEEGEMQAPLAPAAPSGPVYTADLSDEALTEAWKKDPSTLGSMSIGFVESGRQINSVRVPDDKDWLVVSPEIAYGTKETVDYVAAAIHAVRAQYPNVPPLRVNRLSTKDGGYLRPHKSHQNGRDVDFGFYYPTAEPVRERERERYIDVAMNWALVRSLVVNTDVQMILVDKRVQKVLYDYALSIGEDKAWLDSLFNAGFNSLIKHARRHRDHFHVRFFNGRAQELGRRVAPLLALQPDQNLMMYKVRNGDTLGGIAMRHNSSVVAIKKANRMRNTFLSIGRRLVIPLKGPCTHCPIPPPVQLPPRRMPPQTQAPALVNTSPAASGKLPNPCTPAAPAPTPVAVPTGAPSGLSTAR, from the coding sequence GTGCGTTCCTCACTCCTGATCCTCCTGCTCTGCGCCGGCTGTGCCGCGCGTGTCGTCACCCCCGTCCCGGCGCCCGCTCCGGCTCCGGCCCAGGCCGCGTCAGCGACGCCGCCCGTGGAGACTCCGGCCGCGGCGCCGCCCGCGCAGGCCACGGCTCCGGGTGCGGCCCCGCAGGCCACGCCTCCGGTCACCGCGTCCGGTGCTCCCGCCGCGATGCCGTCCCCGGCGGAGGTGGCCGCCGTCGTCACCGACGCCGCCGTGCGTGAGAACCCCTGCCCCGTGGAGCCGGAGGAGGAAGAGGACGAGGCCACCGCCGCCACCGACGACGAAGGCGTGAGCGAAGAGGGCGAGATGCAGGCGCCGCTCGCGCCCGCCGCGCCCTCGGGGCCGGTGTACACCGCGGACCTGTCCGACGAGGCGCTCACCGAGGCGTGGAAGAAGGACCCGTCCACGCTGGGCTCCATGTCCATCGGCTTCGTGGAGAGCGGCCGGCAGATCAACAGCGTGCGCGTGCCGGATGACAAGGATTGGCTCGTGGTGTCGCCGGAGATCGCCTACGGCACGAAGGAGACGGTGGACTACGTGGCCGCCGCCATCCACGCGGTGCGCGCGCAGTACCCGAACGTGCCCCCGCTGCGCGTCAACCGCCTGTCCACCAAGGACGGCGGCTACCTGCGCCCGCACAAGAGCCACCAGAACGGCCGCGACGTGGACTTCGGCTTCTACTACCCGACGGCGGAGCCGGTGCGGGAGCGCGAGCGCGAGCGCTACATCGACGTGGCCATGAACTGGGCGCTGGTGCGCTCGCTGGTGGTGAACACCGACGTGCAGATGATCCTCGTGGACAAGCGCGTGCAGAAGGTCCTGTACGACTACGCGCTGTCCATTGGCGAGGACAAGGCGTGGCTGGATTCGCTGTTCAACGCGGGCTTCAACTCGCTCATCAAGCACGCGCGCCGGCACCGCGACCACTTCCACGTGCGCTTCTTCAACGGCCGCGCGCAGGAGCTGGGCCGCCGGGTGGCGCCGCTGCTGGCGCTGCAGCCGGACCAGAACCTCATGATGTACAAGGTCCGCAACGGGGACACGCTGGGCGGCATCGCGATGCGCCACAACTCCAGCGTGGTGGCCATCAAGAAGGCCAACCGGATGCGCAACACGTTCCTGAGCATCGGCCGGCGGCTGGTGATTCCGCTGAAGGGGCCATGCACGCACTGCCCCATCCCTCCGCCGGTGCAGCTGCCGCCGCGCCGGATGCCTCCGCAGACGCAGGCCCCCGCTTTGGTGAACACGTCGCCCGCGGCTTCGGGCAAGCTGCCCAACCCGTGTACTCCCGCCGCACCGGCACCGACGCCGGTGGCCGTCCCCACGGGTGCTCCGTCCGGTCTGTCGACCGCGCGCTGA